The following coding sequences are from one Gossypium raimondii isolate GPD5lz chromosome 4, ASM2569854v1, whole genome shotgun sequence window:
- the LOC128040635 gene encoding mini zinc finger protein 2-like isoform X2 — MKRVVLKRVDPPRPVTTVRYVECQKNHAAAAGGHIVDGCREFIPSGAEGTGAAFTCAACGCHRNFHRRVES; from the coding sequence ATGAAGCGAGTAGTACTGAAAAGGGTGGATCCACCAAGGCCCGTTACGACTGTGAGATATGTAGAGTGCCAAAAGAATCATGCGGCGGCTGCCGGAGGCCATATTGTCGATGGGTGCAGGGAGTTCATCCCCAGTGGAGCTGAAGGAACCGGTGCAGCCTTTACTTGTGCTGCTTGTGGTTGCCATAGGAATTTCCATAGAAGGGTTGAAAGTTAA
- the LOC128040635 gene encoding mini zinc finger protein 2-like isoform X1, whose translation MGYSDAKTMKRVVLKRVDPPRPVTTVRYVECQKNHAAAAGGHIVDGCREFIPSGAEGTGAAFTCAACGCHRNFHRRVES comes from the exons AT GGGATATAGCGACGCCAAAACGATGAAGCGAGTAGTACTGAAAAGGGTGGATCCACCAAGGCCCGTTACGACTGTGAGATATGTAGAGTGCCAAAAGAATCATGCGGCGGCTGCCGGAGGCCATATTGTCGATGGGTGCAGGGAGTTCATCCCCAGTGGAGCTGAAGGAACCGGTGCAGCCTTTACTTGTGCTGCTTGTGGTTGCCATAGGAATTTCCATAGAAGGGTTGAAAGTTAA